The Odocoileus virginianus isolate 20LAN1187 ecotype Illinois chromosome 3, Ovbor_1.2, whole genome shotgun sequence genome includes a window with the following:
- the LOC110122015 gene encoding olfactory receptor-like protein OLF4, protein MELENNTQISKFLLLEFSEKPELQPLIFVIFFSMYLITVFGNLLIILAVSSDSCLHTPMYFFLSNLSFVDICFTSTTIPNMLWNIQTHSKVITYEACITQIYFYILFAGLDDILLAVMAYDRYMAICHPLQYMVIMSPRLCGLLVLLSWTMNIMYSLLHSLMVLRLSFCSDLEIHHFFCELNQVIELSCSDTFLNNIVIYFSAALFGGGPFAGIIYSYSKIVSSITGISSAQGKYKVFSTCASHLSVVSLFYCTVLGVYLSSAITHSSHTSVTASVMYTVVMPMLNPFIYSLRNKDIKKSLKRFYLGMPGVKLPVI, encoded by the coding sequence ATGGAACTGGAGAACAATAcacaaatttcaaaatttcttcttcTGGAATTTTCAGAGAAACCAGAACTGCAGCCCCTCATATTTgtgattttcttctccatgtacctgatcactgtgtttggaaacctgctcatcatcctggctgTCAGCTCAGACTCctgcctccacacccccatgtacttcttcctctccaacctaTCCTTTGTAGACATCTGTTTCACCTCTACCACCATCCCAAATATGCTGTGGAACATCCAGACACATAGCAAAGTTATCACCTATGAAGCTTGTATCAcccagatatatttttatatactcttTGCAGGATTAGATGACATTCTCCTGGCTGTGATGGCCTATGATCGGTACAtggccatctgccaccccctgCAGTACATGGTCATCATGAGCCCCCGGCTCTGTGGACTGCTGGTGCTGCTCTCTTGGACAATGAATATCATGTATTCCTTGTTACACAGTTTGATGGTGTTGCGATTGTCCTTCTGCTCAGACTTGGAAATCCACCACTTTTTCTGTGAACTCAATCAGGTGATAGAACTTTCTTGTTCTGACACTTTTCTCAATAACATAGTGATCTATTTTTCAGCTGCTCTCTTTGGTGGTGGTCCTTTTGCTGGCATAATCTACTCTTACTCTAAAATAGTTTCCTCCATAACTGGAATCTCATCGGCTCAGGGGAAATATAAAGTATTCTCCACCTGTGCATCTCACCTCTCAGTTGTCTCCTTATTTTATTGTACAGTCTTAGGAGTGTACCTTAGCTCTGCCATTACACACAGCTCACACACAAGTGTAACAGCCTCGgtgatgtacactgtggtcaTGCCCATGCTGAATCCCTTCATCTACAGTTTGAGgaacaaagacataaagaagtCTCTGAAGAGATTCTATTTGGGGATGCCAGGTGTAAAATTACCAGttatatga
- the LOC110122016 gene encoding olfactory receptor 7A17-like, with the protein MSHSSDHHHMVLGNGTQISKFLLLGLSDEPEQQPLIFGLFLSMYLITMFGNLLIILAVSSDPFLHTPMYFFLSNLSFVDICFTSTTVPKMLLNIQTQSKVITYEGCIAQMYYFLLFIQLDIFLLTVMAYDRFVAICHPLRYTVIMNPILCGMLVLISWVIGALNSSLQSLMVLRLSFSTVLEIPHFFCELKQVIQLASGDTFLNNIVMYFGVGIFGGVPLGGILYSYSKIASSIHRISSAQGKYKAFSTCVSHLSVVSLFYCTGFGVYLSSATGHSSFSSATASVMYTVVTPMLNPFIYSMRNKDIKRALKMFLWKVSIKVQLVLVLKKCL; encoded by the exons ATGTCCCACAG taGTGACCACCACCATATGGTACTAGGCAATGGTAcacaaatttcaaaatttcttcttcTCGGATTATCAGATGAACCAGAACAACAGCCTCTAATATTTGGGCTTTTCCTCTCCATGTACCTGATCACCATGTTtggaaacctgctcatcatcctggctgTCAGCTCAGATCCCTTCctccacacacccatgtacttcttcctctccaacctgtccTTTGTGGACATCTGTTTCACCTCCACCACCGTCCCAAAGATGCTGCTGAATATTCAAACTCAAAGCAAAGTCATTACCTACGAAGGTTGCATAGCCCAGAtgtattatttccttctctttatacAGTTGGACATCTTTCTCCTGACAGTGATGGCCTATGATCGGTTTGTGGCCATCTGCCATCCTCTGCGCTACACAGTCATCATGAACCCTATTCTCTGTGGAATGCTGGTTCTCATATCCTGGGTGATAGGTGCTCTGAACTCTTCATTACAAAGCTTAATGGTGTTGAGGTTGTCCTTCTCTACAGTCTTGGAAATCCCCCACTTTTTCTGTGAATTGAAACAAGTGATCCAACTTGCCAGTGGTGATACCTTTCTTAATAATATTGTGATGTATTTTGGAGTTGGTATATTTGGTGGTGTTCCTCTTGGTGGAATACTTTACTCCTACTCTAAGATAGCATCTTCCATACACAGAATCTCATCAGCTCAGGGGAAGTATAAAGCCTTTTCTACCTGTGTGTCTCACCTCTCAGTCGTCTCCTTATTTTATTGTACAGGCTTTGGAGTGTACCTTAGCTCTGCCACTGGGCACAGCTCATTCTCCAGTGCAACAGCTTCAGTGATGTACACAGTGGTcacacccatgctgaaccccttcatctacagtATGAGGAATAAGGACATAAAGAGGGctctaaaaatgtttctttggaaGGTCAGTATAAAAGTGCAACTTGTCCTGGTGCTAAAGAAATGCCTGTGA